From the Cryptomeria japonica chromosome 2, Sugi_1.0, whole genome shotgun sequence genome, one window contains:
- the LOC131858916 gene encoding uncharacterized protein LOC131858916, giving the protein MVDVIAAVGPEFQAPSYESLRVGMLKDAVEDVQDVVKQHRLQWDGTGCSIMSDGWTDRRNQTLINFLVSCEIGTVFLKSVDASNMMKSTNALFETYDVVVTDVGPQNMVQFITDNIVACVVTGRLLIDKYPSMFFTPCATHCLDLTLEDIGKIEWVKATFQKTHKVTKFVYNHTRVLAITCSFTGGKELVQPGVTRFATYFLALQTLYEQKGNLRRMFVSAEWMESGFTTQANGIVVAEYMYSTTFWESIEHIVEFSEPLVKVLRLVDGEKPPMGYVYEAMDKAKEVIRIKMENNRDRYMPLWDIIDRRWDG; this is encoded by the coding sequence ATGGTAGATGTTATTGCAGCTGTAGGACCTGAGTTTCAAGCCCCATCTTATGAGTCATTGAGGGTTGGTATGTTGAaagatgcagtagaggatgttcaaGATGTTGTTAAACAACATCGGTTACAGTGGGATGGAACTGGTTGTAGTATCATGTCAGATGGTTGGACAGATAGAAGGAACCAAActctcattaacttccttgtctcttgtgagattggGACTGTTTTTCTGAAATCCGTGGATGCATCTAATATGATGAAATCCACAAATGCATTGTTTGAGACGTATGATGTGGTAGTTACAGATGTAGGGCCACAAAATATGGTTCAATTTATCACAGACAACATTGTTGCTTGTGTTGTTACAGGGAGACTTCTAATAGATAAATACCCTTCCATGTTTTTTACACCATGTGCAAcacattgccttgatctaaccctagaggacattggaaaaattgaatgggttAAGGCAACATTTCAGAAAACTCACAAGGTTACCAAATTTGTTTATAATCACACGAGGGTTTTAGCTATAACGTGCTCTTTCACAGGAGGCAAGGAGCTAGTTCAACCAGGGGTGACGagatttgcaacatatttccttgCATTACAAACATTATATGAACAAAAAGGTAATTTGAGGCGAATGTTTGTTTCAGCTGAGTGGATGGAGTCTGGCTTCACAACTCAAGCAAATGGCATAGTAGTGGCAGAGTATATGTATTCTACCACCTTTTGGGAATCTATTGAACATATTGTAGAATTTTCGGAGCCTTTAGTAAAAGTCTTGAGACTAGTGGATGGGGAAAAACCCCCCATGGGATAtgtgtatgaggccatggataaggccaaagaggtgaTAAGGATTAAGATGGAAAATAACAGGGATAGGTATATGCCattgtgggacataattgataggagatgggatgGATAG